A single window of Caldalkalibacillus thermarum DNA harbors:
- a CDS encoding peptidoglycan D,D-transpeptidase FtsI family protein encodes MGKKKKKEKQLFLRLNLLFLLTFILFSALIFRLGLIQIVQGEEFVQQAERNTQRTIEGTAPRGYFLDRHYREIVTNEHMYTLTFTRQRELESRKAEIAQKLSALIDMDAKEILAKMEEGIFLTPHRIKTNLTPEEMARVAEHLDQLPGVEIIVDSERNYVYDGVLDTLLGSVGPITAENRDYYLSRGYRLNEQVGRSGLELQYEEQLRGVPSESIITVDRTQRIIDHPIEIPGRRGNDLVLTIDVEFQQAIEEIIAKEIETNPDIPKDKPAEQPLFVALNPKTGEILGMSNNVFTYKVGSYVPGSTVKMATVLAGLHEGIVTPHTVINDRPITIGRQTFRSWKTLGSVDAVRALQLSSNIYMINIGLKMAGSYSSDAVSRAQDQLREYYAQFGLGVPTGIDLPGESAGQIFDSADYHLPGRLAHLTFGQLDQYTPLQLAQYVATIANGGYRMQPYLVKEIRRGTAEDDGIGEVIWRKEPRVLNRIEMSEEHLRTVQKGMEAVTAPGGTAYGMFGDFPVKVAAKTGTAQTERPYNHTLLLGYAPADDPEIAFATLVPYSQRAQTQTQSPAQRITKEILSVYFGLEKNGEEDNGEETE; translated from the coding sequence ATGGGGAAAAAGAAGAAAAAGGAAAAACAGCTTTTTTTGCGCTTAAATCTGCTGTTTTTACTTACCTTTATTTTATTTTCCGCTTTAATCTTCCGCCTGGGGTTAATCCAAATTGTCCAAGGGGAGGAGTTTGTCCAACAGGCTGAACGCAACACCCAGCGCACGATTGAAGGCACAGCGCCAAGGGGATATTTTCTTGACCGACATTACCGCGAAATTGTGACCAATGAGCATATGTATACCCTGACGTTTACCCGCCAGCGGGAGCTGGAAAGCCGTAAAGCGGAGATTGCCCAGAAGCTTTCCGCATTAATCGATATGGACGCCAAAGAGATTCTGGCCAAAATGGAAGAAGGAATCTTTTTAACCCCCCACCGGATCAAAACCAACTTAACGCCTGAGGAGATGGCCAGGGTAGCCGAACACTTGGACCAGCTTCCAGGTGTGGAAATTATTGTGGATTCCGAACGAAACTATGTCTATGACGGAGTATTAGACACATTATTAGGCAGTGTGGGGCCAATTACAGCTGAGAACAGGGATTATTACCTCTCCAGGGGTTACCGGCTGAATGAACAAGTGGGGCGTTCCGGTTTGGAATTGCAATATGAAGAACAGCTGAGGGGTGTGCCATCTGAAAGTATTATCACCGTAGACCGCACCCAACGCATCATTGACCACCCCATTGAGATTCCCGGCCGCAGAGGCAATGACCTGGTCCTGACGATCGATGTGGAGTTCCAACAAGCGATTGAGGAGATAATTGCCAAAGAAATTGAAACTAACCCTGACATACCAAAAGATAAACCGGCTGAGCAGCCCTTGTTTGTGGCCCTTAACCCCAAAACAGGTGAGATCTTGGGCATGTCCAATAATGTTTTTACCTATAAAGTTGGATCTTATGTCCCCGGTTCAACAGTGAAAATGGCTACTGTGCTGGCTGGCCTGCATGAGGGAATCGTCACACCCCATACGGTCATTAATGACCGGCCCATTACCATTGGCAGACAGACCTTCCGTTCCTGGAAAACACTGGGCTCTGTTGATGCCGTCAGAGCATTGCAATTATCCTCCAACATTTACATGATCAACATTGGCCTTAAAATGGCGGGCAGTTACTCTTCAGATGCGGTGAGCCGGGCCCAGGATCAATTGCGGGAATACTATGCCCAATTTGGTTTGGGAGTGCCCACCGGCATTGACCTGCCTGGTGAATCTGCTGGCCAAATCTTTGATTCAGCGGATTATCATCTTCCTGGCCGTTTGGCTCACTTGACCTTTGGCCAGTTGGATCAGTATACCCCCTTGCAGCTGGCCCAATATGTGGCTACCATTGCCAACGGGGGTTACCGCATGCAACCGTATCTGGTCAAAGAAATCCGGCGCGGCACAGCGGAAGATGATGGGATTGGAGAAGTGATCTGGCGCAAGGAACCTAGGGTGTTAAACCGCATTGAGATGAGTGAAGAGCATTTGCGTACTGTGCAAAAGGGGATGGAGGCGGTAACGGCCCCCGGCGGAACGGCGTACGGAATGTTTGGTGACTTCCCGGTTAAGGTGGCGGCCAAAACAGGAACAGCACAAACCGAACGACCCTATAACCACACGTTGCTGTTGGGCTATGCCCCGGCCGATGATCCTGAAATTGCTTTTGCTACACTGGTTCCCTATTCCCAAAGGGCCCAGACCCAAACCCAATCACCGGCACAACGGATCACGAAAGAGATCTTAAGTGTTTATTTTGGTCTAGAGAAAAACGGGGAAGAGGACAATGGAGAGGAAACGGAATAA
- a CDS encoding potassium channel family protein, with translation MKQQFAVIGLGRFGGSICKTLSDLGHEVLAIDINENKVNQYADIVTQAVQMDSTDEQALRDIGIRNMDHVIVAIGDDIQASILTTLILKDLNVPYITVKAQNDYHERVLAKIGATKIVHPERDMGVRIAHHLLSKNVMDYIELSPDYSLVEIKAGEKMVGKSLLELNIRAKYGCNIMAIKSKDGLNISPKAEDVIQKDDILVVIGANKDISRFEENEGA, from the coding sequence ATGAAACAACAGTTTGCCGTCATCGGGTTGGGACGTTTTGGGGGCAGTATTTGCAAGACGTTAAGCGATTTGGGCCATGAAGTGTTAGCCATTGATATAAATGAAAATAAAGTGAATCAATATGCTGATATCGTTACTCAGGCGGTACAAATGGATTCCACCGATGAGCAAGCCTTGCGCGATATCGGCATTCGCAATATGGATCATGTCATCGTCGCCATAGGAGACGACATCCAAGCCAGTATTTTGACGACATTGATCTTAAAAGATTTGAACGTGCCGTATATTACGGTAAAGGCCCAAAATGATTATCACGAGCGGGTATTGGCAAAAATAGGGGCCACCAAAATTGTTCACCCGGAGCGGGACATGGGGGTGCGTATCGCTCACCACTTACTCTCCAAAAATGTCATGGATTATATTGAGCTGTCTCCCGATTATAGTCTAGTAGAAATTAAAGCGGGAGAAAAAATGGTGGGCAAATCGCTCTTGGAGTTGAACATCCGTGCTAAATACGGGTGTAATATTATGGCCATTAAATCCAAAGACGGTTTAAACATTTCACCTAAAGCGGAAGATGTCATCCAAAAGGATGATATTCTTGTGGTGATTGGTGCCAACAAAGATATTTCACGCTTTGAAGAAAATGAGGGAGCTTAA
- a CDS encoding MFS transporter: MHRVENWQRLNKVHKGHYIHRILFGETDVSTDLKLLLVIGGLYALSVALSNTFVNVYLWKQKSDYITIALYNLFIVIAQPIVFILAGRWAKQVDRVIVLRLGVFFLSFFFSVVLLLGEQASQWAILLGVLLGIGFGFYWLAFNVLTFEITEPKTRDIFNGFLGLLNSFAGMIGPFFAGWLITSMAETTGYTMIFTISLALFVLAVVLSFFLKRRAAQGRFLLCSVLRWREISADWRRILLANMAQGLREGSFAFLITIWIFVATGTEMALGTFGLVTSGVSLIFYYVAGRLVSPKHRHKVILLSAVVLSLAVWIIAFELTFARLMTYGVIISAAFPLLMVPFLSMTYDVIGRAKKAAEWRIEYIVGRELFLNGGRILSILVFIAAVLLFHPKEALPYYIIVVGNAQLLLYYFIRNVSD; the protein is encoded by the coding sequence ATGCATCGCGTTGAGAATTGGCAGCGGTTGAACAAGGTTCATAAAGGACATTACATTCACCGCATTTTATTTGGGGAAACGGATGTCAGTACAGATCTGAAACTGTTGTTAGTCATTGGAGGGCTGTACGCATTAAGCGTGGCCCTTTCCAACACTTTTGTCAATGTCTATTTGTGGAAACAAAAAAGTGATTATATCACCATTGCCTTATACAACCTGTTTATTGTGATTGCTCAGCCGATTGTCTTCATCCTGGCCGGGCGCTGGGCCAAACAAGTGGACCGGGTGATTGTCCTGCGCCTCGGTGTTTTTTTTCTGTCCTTCTTTTTCTCTGTTGTTTTGTTACTGGGAGAGCAGGCGAGTCAATGGGCAATTCTGTTGGGCGTTTTGCTGGGGATTGGGTTTGGTTTTTACTGGCTGGCCTTTAATGTGTTAACGTTTGAGATTACAGAACCCAAGACCAGAGATATCTTTAACGGTTTTTTGGGACTCTTAAATTCATTTGCCGGCATGATCGGCCCTTTTTTTGCCGGCTGGCTGATTACCAGCATGGCTGAAACAACAGGCTATACAATGATTTTTACCATTTCCCTGGCCTTGTTTGTCCTGGCAGTTGTGCTGAGTTTTTTTCTGAAACGCCGTGCGGCCCAAGGGCGCTTCCTCTTATGTTCCGTTTTGCGCTGGCGGGAGATTTCGGCTGACTGGCGCAGGATTCTCCTGGCTAATATGGCCCAAGGCTTAAGAGAAGGTTCTTTTGCCTTTCTGATCACCATCTGGATTTTTGTGGCCACCGGGACAGAAATGGCTCTGGGAACCTTTGGTTTAGTCACCTCTGGGGTCTCTCTCATTTTTTACTATGTTGCCGGCCGTCTGGTTTCCCCTAAACATCGCCATAAAGTTATTTTATTATCCGCTGTAGTCTTGTCTCTGGCCGTGTGGATTATTGCCTTTGAGCTCACGTTTGCCCGGCTCATGACTTACGGTGTGATCATCTCAGCGGCTTTCCCGCTGTTGATGGTTCCGTTTTTGTCTATGACTTATGATGTAATCGGCAGGGCCAAAAAGGCAGCAGAATGGCGAATTGAATATATTGTAGGGCGTGAGTTGTTTTTAAACGGGGGGCGCATCCTGAGCATTTTGGTTTTTATTGCTGCTGTGTTGTTATTTCATCCTAAAGAGGCTCTACCCTATTACATTATTGTTGTTGGCAATGCCCAGTTATTGTTATACTATTTTATCCGTAATGTAAGTGATTAG
- a CDS encoding zinc-binding dehydrogenase, whose amino-acid sequence MKAIVHYGAPGWEGLQVMEMEEQQPQPGQVKVRLKSAGLNHRDIWVLYRHQPDAPPIILGSDGAGIVESVGEGVQNVKPGDEVVINPSLGWPEKSPAPPEGFEILGLPDHGTFAATVVIPAENVEPKPAYLTWTEAGVLPLAALTAYRALVTRAQVTRGQTVLIPGIGSGVATFLLQMAKALGATVYVTSRSLAKREQALALGADRVISTEGDWNSQLNGEKVDVVIESVGRATFQKSLDQLKPGGTLVIFGATAGDEVDFNLRTFFYGQYNLLGSTMGSAQEFREMLRFVEQHGIRPVVDKVFPLDDAYHAFKRMDEGEQFGKIAFSIES is encoded by the coding sequence GTGAAAGCGATTGTCCACTATGGCGCCCCGGGGTGGGAAGGTTTACAAGTAATGGAAATGGAGGAGCAACAGCCGCAGCCAGGACAGGTGAAAGTCAGGCTGAAATCGGCTGGTTTAAATCATCGTGATATTTGGGTGCTGTACCGGCATCAACCCGATGCTCCGCCTATTATTTTGGGCTCTGACGGAGCGGGTATAGTGGAAAGCGTGGGAGAAGGGGTTCAAAATGTTAAACCCGGTGACGAGGTGGTGATCAATCCCAGTCTGGGTTGGCCTGAAAAAAGTCCGGCACCGCCTGAGGGATTTGAAATATTGGGCTTACCTGATCACGGCACATTTGCTGCAACTGTTGTCATTCCTGCTGAAAATGTGGAGCCCAAACCTGCCTACCTAACCTGGACTGAAGCCGGCGTCTTGCCATTGGCTGCCTTGACTGCTTACCGTGCACTGGTCACCCGTGCCCAGGTGACGAGAGGCCAAACCGTCTTAATTCCCGGTATTGGCAGCGGTGTGGCCACATTTCTGCTGCAGATGGCCAAAGCGCTGGGGGCAACGGTGTATGTCACCTCACGCAGCCTAGCTAAACGGGAACAGGCCCTAGCCTTGGGGGCAGACCGGGTAATAAGCACTGAAGGGGACTGGAACAGTCAGCTTAACGGGGAGAAGGTGGACGTGGTCATTGAAAGTGTTGGCCGAGCCACGTTCCAAAAATCCTTGGACCAATTAAAACCCGGTGGCACACTAGTCATTTTTGGAGCGACGGCAGGGGATGAAGTCGATTTTAATTTAAGGACTTTCTTCTACGGTCAATACAATTTGTTGGGTTCAACGATGGGCAGCGCCCAAGAATTCAGGGAAATGCTGCGTTTTGTTGAACAGCATGGCATCCGGCCAGTTGTGGATAAAGTTTTCCCATTGGACGATGCCTATCATGCTTTTAAACGTATGGATGAAGGAGAGCAATTCGGCAAGATTGCATTCAGTATCGAAAGTTAA
- a CDS encoding superoxide dismutase: MSKHELPALPYPADALEPHIDAQTMEIHHGRHHQTYVNKLNEALEGHPELQEKSVEDLIKNLDAVPESIRTAVRNNGGGHANHTLFWQIMSPNGGGEPTGELAEAINKKFGSFEKFKEEFTQAALNRFGSGWAWLVVNNGELEVTSTPNQDNPLMEGKTPILGVDVWEHAYYLKYQNKRPDYVKAFFNVINWDEVAKRYQAAK; the protein is encoded by the coding sequence ATGTCTAAGCATGAATTGCCTGCCTTACCCTATCCTGCAGATGCACTGGAGCCTCATATTGATGCCCAAACCATGGAAATTCATCATGGACGTCACCATCAGACGTATGTGAACAAACTGAATGAAGCCCTTGAGGGTCATCCTGAATTGCAGGAGAAAAGTGTGGAAGACTTAATTAAAAACCTGGATGCTGTTCCGGAAAGCATCCGGACTGCTGTCCGTAACAATGGCGGCGGTCATGCTAACCATACGTTGTTCTGGCAAATTATGAGCCCCAACGGCGGTGGAGAGCCCACTGGAGAACTGGCTGAGGCGATCAACAAGAAATTTGGCAGCTTTGAAAAATTTAAGGAAGAATTTACCCAAGCTGCTCTTAATCGCTTTGGAAGCGGTTGGGCTTGGCTCGTTGTAAACAACGGTGAATTGGAAGTAACCAGCACCCCGAACCAAGACAATCCGCTGATGGAAGGTAAAACACCAATTTTAGGCGTAGACGTATGGGAGCATGCATATTACTTGAAATATCAAAACAAACGCCCAGATTATGTTAAAGCTTTCTTTAATGTCATTAACTGGGATGAGGTGGCAAAGCGCTATCAAGCTGCTAAGTAA
- a CDS encoding NfeD family protein — translation MPGAWQQFIFQPLGGFIIVLAGTLLLFAEVLVKGRLVFGLLGLGAISLYFMAHIQEGQMMWMGILYLAGIMLIMIDGKFVGDGTIAAIGLILMLVALAWPSPSILYGVGVAIAFVLGAAGSLLFLKFFPRREVWSKLTLKDSLSSEKGYNALNEGYKQLVGKEGIAQTDFRPTGTIKIEGKLYSATTEGIWVKKGTRLKVVKVSGTHILVQAQDEED, via the coding sequence ATGCCGGGGGCCTGGCAACAATTTATTTTTCAACCGCTCGGTGGGTTTATCATTGTCTTGGCGGGAACGTTGTTGTTGTTTGCTGAGGTGCTGGTCAAGGGGCGGTTGGTTTTTGGCCTCTTAGGATTGGGCGCCATCAGCCTTTACTTTATGGCTCATATACAGGAAGGCCAGATGATGTGGATGGGCATTCTGTATCTGGCCGGTATTATGTTGATTATGATTGATGGCAAGTTTGTGGGAGATGGAACCATTGCGGCCATTGGCTTGATTTTAATGCTGGTGGCTTTAGCCTGGCCTTCTCCCTCAATTCTGTACGGTGTTGGGGTTGCCATTGCTTTTGTGCTCGGTGCTGCCGGTTCGCTCTTGTTTCTTAAATTTTTTCCCCGCAGGGAAGTGTGGTCTAAATTAACGTTGAAAGATTCCCTTTCGAGTGAAAAAGGTTATAACGCCTTAAATGAAGGGTATAAACAATTAGTGGGGAAGGAAGGGATTGCTCAAACCGATTTCAGGCCGACAGGGACGATTAAAATTGAAGGAAAGCTGTACAGTGCCACCACGGAAGGGATTTGGGTGAAAAAGGGGACTCGTCTCAAAGTGGTTAAAGTCAGCGGCACCCACATTCTGGTGCAAGCACAAGACGAAGAAGATTAG
- the rnjA gene encoding ribonuclease J1, which translates to MLDGVENVKKEHVKIFALGGLDEIGKNMYVIEYKDEIVVIDAGLKFPEDDMPGVDYIIPDVSYLVANKDKVKGIFLTHGHEDHIGSLPYIMKEINVPLYGEKLTLGLVRAKLEEAGLLRQAKLIPFSNRDQVRFKHLNVSCFRTNHSIPDSIGIVVDTPEGPIVHTGDFKFDFTPVGPKTDFAKIARLGKKGVLALLSDSTNSEREGYTGSEQKVGNALFDIFQQAQGRILFATFASNVYRLQQVVDAAVRYNRKIAVFGRSMEKVFQIGQELGYIRVPKGTFIEPDQVQRMPKHQVVIICTGSQGESMAALSRIARGQHRQIQLIPGDTVVFSSSPIPGNTLSVNRIIDQLFKLGAEVIYGNEFDIHASGHGSQEDMKLMLQLLKPKYFIPIHGEYRMLAKHKELAVQVGVKEKNCFVMENGDVLHINREEAFIGEKIPAEIILVDGHGIGDVGNIVLRDRMKLSDDGLIIIVMTIDMKRFKLLAGPDVISRGFIFVRESTDLIAETEGRVKKLVEQLLEQRVKSWANIKAQVIDDIAPFIYRKIQRRPMIIPIIMEVDKAKVDQEKETAPSQTYKK; encoded by the coding sequence ATGCTAGATGGAGTTGAGAACGTGAAAAAAGAACATGTGAAAATTTTCGCTTTAGGCGGGTTGGACGAAATAGGAAAAAATATGTATGTGATTGAATATAAGGATGAAATTGTGGTGATCGACGCCGGATTAAAGTTTCCGGAGGACGATATGCCTGGCGTTGATTACATCATTCCCGACGTTTCTTATCTGGTGGCCAACAAGGACAAAGTTAAAGGTATTTTCTTAACCCACGGCCACGAGGATCATATCGGCAGTTTGCCTTATATCATGAAAGAGATTAACGTTCCCTTATACGGTGAAAAACTGACTCTGGGCCTGGTGCGGGCTAAGCTGGAAGAGGCAGGACTGTTGCGTCAAGCTAAACTGATCCCCTTCAGCAACCGCGATCAGGTTAGATTTAAACATTTAAACGTTTCCTGCTTCAGAACCAATCACAGCATTCCTGATTCAATCGGCATTGTCGTGGATACACCGGAGGGGCCGATCGTGCATACTGGGGACTTCAAATTTGATTTTACCCCGGTGGGCCCCAAAACAGATTTTGCCAAAATAGCCCGGTTGGGTAAAAAAGGAGTCTTGGCGCTCCTTTCGGACAGCACCAACAGTGAGCGGGAAGGGTATACCGGTTCCGAGCAAAAAGTAGGAAACGCGTTGTTTGACATCTTCCAGCAGGCACAAGGACGCATCTTGTTTGCCACATTTGCTTCCAATGTTTATCGCCTGCAGCAGGTGGTAGACGCAGCGGTACGCTACAACCGCAAAATTGCGGTATTTGGCCGCAGTATGGAGAAAGTGTTTCAAATCGGTCAGGAATTGGGTTATATCCGTGTACCTAAAGGAACGTTCATTGAACCGGATCAAGTGCAAAGAATGCCAAAACATCAAGTGGTGATCATCTGTACGGGCAGCCAGGGAGAATCAATGGCCGCCTTGTCCCGTATCGCCCGGGGACAACATCGCCAAATTCAATTGATTCCCGGTGATACGGTGGTGTTTTCTTCCTCCCCCATTCCGGGCAACACCTTAAGTGTGAACAGGATTATCGATCAATTGTTTAAATTGGGGGCTGAAGTGATTTACGGCAATGAGTTTGATATCCATGCCTCCGGCCATGGCAGCCAGGAAGATATGAAACTGATGCTTCAACTTTTAAAACCAAAATATTTTATTCCCATTCACGGTGAATACCGCATGCTGGCCAAGCACAAAGAGCTTGCCGTACAAGTTGGCGTGAAGGAGAAGAACTGTTTTGTCATGGAAAACGGTGATGTATTGCACATTAACCGGGAAGAAGCTTTTATTGGTGAGAAGATCCCGGCTGAAATCATTTTGGTTGACGGGCATGGAATCGGTGATGTGGGCAATATCGTCCTGCGGGACCGTATGAAATTGTCTGATGACGGCCTGATTATCATCGTCATGACGATAGATATGAAACGGTTTAAACTGCTGGCCGGGCCAGATGTGATTTCAAGGGGATTTATATTTGTCCGTGAATCAACAGACCTCATCGCGGAGACAGAGGGGCGAGTGAAAAAGCTGGTTGAACAACTGTTGGAGCAGAGGGTGAAAAGCTGGGCTAACATCAAGGCCCAGGTGATTGATGACATCGCACCTTTCATCTATAGAAAGATCCAGCGGCGACCCATGATTATTCCGATCATCATGGAAGTGGATAAGGCCAAAGTTGATCAAGAAAAAGAGACTGCACCATCCCAGACGTATAAAAAATAG
- the vrrA gene encoding VrrA/YqfQ family protein: MAYPRIKGHRLPPFSRHPAGQPIGFLMQGAKPPQPQPNLSPFFGAPNMPPQGGGPFTPFSSPSPPSQVPGFPFQGPSAPGASPPGTGGLQGLLQGLMGGSSFDLPGLMSNAQKWIGVLNQLGSVIKQAGPLLQLVQGLTNGTDSFSDDDTLTELTDDEEEMEVKQEKPKPKRKRSRVRTKGKRKRRRKKTKGTGRV, from the coding sequence ATGGCTTATCCACGTATAAAGGGGCATCGCTTGCCACCGTTTTCCCGTCATCCGGCAGGCCAACCGATTGGATTTTTAATGCAAGGAGCTAAACCGCCACAACCGCAACCAAACCTTAGCCCGTTTTTTGGTGCTCCCAATATGCCTCCCCAAGGAGGAGGTCCTTTTACGCCTTTTTCATCCCCTTCACCACCCTCTCAAGTGCCGGGGTTTCCTTTTCAAGGTCCATCCGCCCCCGGAGCCTCACCTCCAGGAACCGGAGGACTGCAAGGATTATTACAGGGGCTCATGGGCGGGAGTTCATTTGACTTGCCAGGCCTTATGAGCAACGCTCAAAAATGGATTGGGGTGCTTAACCAATTAGGCTCCGTCATTAAACAAGCCGGTCCGTTGTTGCAATTGGTGCAGGGGCTAACGAACGGTACAGATTCTTTTAGCGATGATGATACCTTGACCGAATTAACTGATGATGAAGAAGAAATGGAAGTTAAACAGGAAAAACCTAAGCCAAAGCGGAAAAGATCCAGGGTCAGAACAAAAGGAAAAAGAAAACGACGCCGTAAAAAAACAAAAGGTACAGGAAGAGTCTAA
- a CDS encoding peroxiredoxin yields the protein MPRGATETKTLKVGDKAPDFTLKSHTDETITLSDFLGKKNVFIAFYPLDWTPVUGAQMPSYEDDLPRFEEYDTQVLGISVDSVFSHKAWAKSLGGITYPLLADFYPHGEVSKKYGVFRDNPDESAYGASERALFIIDKQGIIRFIDVHPIDEQPDNEELFEVLRKLES from the coding sequence ATGCCAAGAGGTGCCACAGAAACCAAAACTTTAAAAGTTGGCGACAAAGCACCTGATTTCACTCTGAAATCTCATACGGACGAGACGATTACTTTGTCTGACTTTTTGGGTAAGAAAAATGTGTTCATTGCTTTCTATCCCTTAGATTGGACCCCTGTTTGAGGTGCGCAAATGCCTTCATACGAGGATGATCTTCCTCGTTTTGAAGAGTATGATACCCAAGTTTTGGGTATTAGCGTTGACAGTGTTTTCTCTCATAAAGCATGGGCCAAATCCCTCGGAGGCATCACGTATCCTTTACTGGCTGACTTCTATCCCCACGGTGAAGTGTCCAAGAAATACGGCGTCTTCCGTGACAATCCCGATGAATCCGCTTATGGAGCCAGTGAACGTGCCTTGTTTATCATTGACAAGCAAGGGATCATTCGGTTCATCGATGTTCACCCCATTGATGAGCAGCCGGACAACGAAGAATTGTTTGAGGTCTTGCGTAAGCTCGAATCCTAA
- a CDS encoding C40 family peptidase: MRRKVVTASACAVLAFAAFSKDTEASGGTYTVKRGDSLWKISRQYQVTIEQLMAWNNLRSSTIYVGQRLYIAPPHRHTSSSGGSSSTYQAATYTVKPGDSLWKIARNYNTTVAQLKSVNNLRSDLIRVGQVLKIPGPTSSTNASKSSVTVESKPVSATSYTVKPGDSLWKIAREYNTSVNQLKALNKLTSDTIYVGQVLKVPSQTGQSGSTSSGLNVSSLINEAKKYIGTPYLWGGSSPSTGFDCSGFLQYVFRTQGINLPRTVASIWSAGTSVSSPQPGDIVFFETYTSGPSHAGIYLGNNQFIHSGTSTGVTISNMTTSYWSQRYLGAKRYR, encoded by the coding sequence TTGAGGAGAAAAGTAGTTACAGCTTCTGCATGCGCCGTCCTTGCATTTGCTGCCTTTTCCAAAGATACAGAGGCGAGTGGAGGAACATATACCGTTAAGAGGGGAGATTCATTGTGGAAAATTTCCCGTCAGTATCAGGTCACCATTGAGCAGCTTATGGCCTGGAATAATCTCAGATCCAGTACGATTTATGTAGGCCAACGCCTGTATATTGCTCCTCCTCACAGACATACCTCCAGTTCGGGAGGATCATCAAGTACATATCAGGCTGCCACTTATACCGTGAAGCCAGGTGACAGTCTCTGGAAAATTGCCAGAAACTACAATACCACGGTTGCTCAACTTAAATCTGTGAATAACCTACGTTCTGACCTTATTCGTGTCGGACAAGTATTAAAGATCCCCGGTCCTACTTCTAGCACAAATGCCTCCAAGTCCAGTGTCACAGTAGAGTCCAAACCGGTATCAGCCACCAGCTATACAGTCAAACCAGGTGATTCCCTGTGGAAAATAGCACGGGAGTACAACACGAGTGTTAATCAATTAAAAGCATTAAATAAGCTCACCTCTGACACCATTTATGTGGGACAAGTATTAAAAGTGCCGTCTCAAACCGGGCAGTCTGGCTCCACGTCTTCAGGTTTAAATGTCTCCTCCCTGATTAATGAAGCAAAAAAATATATAGGCACACCCTACCTTTGGGGCGGCTCTTCACCTTCTACCGGATTTGATTGCAGCGGTTTCTTGCAATATGTCTTTCGGACCCAAGGCATTAATTTGCCCCGGACAGTGGCTTCCATCTGGAGCGCTGGGACCTCAGTTTCCAGTCCCCAACCCGGTGATATTGTGTTCTTTGAGACATATACCAGCGGTCCGTCCCACGCTGGAATCTATTTAGGCAACAATCAATTTATCCATAGCGGCACATCAACGGGGGTCACGATCAGCAATATGACCACATCGTATTGGTCCCAACGTTATTTGGGAGCCAAACGTTACCGTTAA